Proteins from one Chloroherpetonaceae bacterium genomic window:
- a CDS encoding PhzF family phenazine biosynthesis protein, which yields MSTYPIYIADAFASSRFKGNPAAVCLLEEFPEDQVLKNIAMEMNLSETAFLVPLNGGMYHLRWFTPEVEIDLCGHATLASAHILWEVGKLNTNQKASFQTRSGALFASQNKNEFETSISLDFPAIETSEAEIPEMLPKALGLKASKAHRAKFDYLIEVESEEILLSLSPDFNALRALPVRGIIVTTLSSEKNGYDFLSRFFAPASGVNEDPVTGSAHCALATYWNKRLGKTKFNAFQASKRGGEIQVELMAHRVNLSGKAFTTLKGEIIIDSNQS from the coding sequence ATGTCAACTTATCCGATTTACATTGCAGATGCTTTTGCATCGTCGCGTTTCAAAGGAAATCCTGCTGCGGTATGTCTCTTGGAAGAATTTCCTGAAGATCAAGTCTTAAAAAATATTGCTATGGAAATGAACCTTTCAGAAACGGCTTTTCTTGTGCCTCTGAATGGAGGGATGTATCATTTGAGGTGGTTTACTCCAGAAGTTGAGATTGATTTATGTGGCCACGCGACTTTAGCCTCAGCTCATATTTTGTGGGAAGTTGGAAAATTAAACACAAATCAAAAGGCTTCATTTCAAACCCGAAGCGGGGCGCTTTTTGCATCACAAAACAAAAATGAATTCGAAACATCAATCAGTTTGGATTTCCCTGCTATAGAAACTTCAGAGGCTGAGATACCAGAAATGCTTCCAAAAGCTTTGGGCTTGAAAGCTTCAAAGGCGCATCGAGCAAAATTCGATTACCTTATTGAAGTTGAAAGTGAGGAAATTCTTTTATCACTTAGCCCCGATTTCAATGCGCTTCGAGCGTTACCGGTTCGTGGCATTATTGTTACCACGCTTAGCTCTGAAAAAAATGGTTATGATTTTCTTTCGCGTTTTTTTGCACCTGCAAGCGGGGTTAATGAAGATCCGGTTACAGGCTCGGCACATTGCGCCTTAGCAACTTATTGGAACAAGCGATTAGGAAAAACTAAATTCAACGCCTTCCAAGCCTCGAAGCGCGGGGGAGAAATTCAAGTTGAATTAATGGCGCATCGGGTAAATTTGAGTGGAAAAGCATTTACAACTTTGAAGGGCGAAATCATCATCGATTCAAATCAATCATAA
- a CDS encoding DedA family protein, which yields MEFIRSFIDIVLHLDKHLFGLSQDYGIWLYAILFAIIFCETGLVVTPLLPGDSLLFAVGALAVSGALDITLVIILLSIAAILGDTVNYFIGHQFGDYLINHPSKFIKKEYLDKTHSFYEEYGGKTIILARFVPIVRTFAPFVGGLGAMTYSKFIIYNIVGGLVWIISLTLAGYFFGTIPVVKKNFSLVVFGIIGVSLLPMVYEIIKARYISNSKGSNA from the coding sequence ATGGAATTTATCCGCAGTTTTATTGATATCGTTTTACATCTTGATAAGCACCTGTTTGGTCTTTCTCAAGACTACGGCATCTGGCTTTATGCCATTCTCTTTGCAATCATTTTTTGTGAAACTGGTCTTGTCGTTACACCATTGCTTCCCGGAGATTCTTTGCTTTTTGCTGTTGGGGCACTTGCTGTATCAGGTGCTTTGGATATTACATTGGTCATTATTCTACTCAGTATTGCAGCCATCTTAGGAGATACAGTCAATTACTTTATTGGGCATCAATTTGGCGATTATCTCATCAATCATCCTTCAAAATTTATTAAGAAGGAATACCTTGATAAAACTCATTCCTTTTATGAGGAGTATGGCGGGAAGACCATCATTCTTGCGAGGTTTGTTCCCATCGTAAGAACTTTTGCGCCATTTGTCGGAGGTTTGGGAGCAATGACATACTCTAAATTTATCATTTACAATATTGTTGGCGGGCTTGTTTGGATTATTTCTTTGACACTTGCCGGATACTTTTTTGGTACAATTCCAGTAGTGAAGAAGAATTTTTCTTTGGTAGTTTTTGGGATTATTGGCGTTTCGCTTTTGCCAATGGTTTATGAGATTATCAAGGCTCGCTATATTTCAAATTCCAAGGGATCAAACGCCTGA
- the rho gene encoding transcription termination factor Rho has protein sequence MMNPPSSSGQNAPFNGLDINVLQKRKVADLTALAKEMGIVTTGLKKDELIFKIIEVQTLKSESPGADGKESGVVVVNKGVLQTISDGYGFLRSANYNYLSSPDDIYVSPSQIKRFNMRTGDTVSGQVRAPKEGERFFALLKIETINGFEPEAIRDRTHFDNLTPLYPQERFRLETTANEHSTRVMDIFIPIGKGQRGLIVAQPKTGKTILLQKIANAIAKNHPEVYLIVLLIDERPEEVTDMERNVQAEVISSTFDEEPERHVQVADMVLDKAKRLVECKRDVVILLDSITRLARAHNTVIPHSGKILSGGIDSNALHKPKRFFGAARNIEEGGSLTIIATALVDTGSRMDDVIFEEFKGTGNMELLLDRRLAERRVFPAIDILRSGTRKEELLLTQDELSRMWLLRKYCADKNPIETMEFVLDKLGETKSNTQFFKMMNA, from the coding sequence ATGATGAACCCACCCTCATCCTCGGGTCAAAATGCTCCCTTTAATGGTTTAGATATCAATGTTCTTCAAAAAAGGAAAGTTGCGGATTTGACCGCCTTAGCGAAAGAAATGGGCATTGTTACAACAGGGTTAAAAAAAGACGAGCTCATTTTCAAAATTATAGAAGTTCAGACCCTCAAATCAGAATCACCGGGAGCAGACGGAAAAGAAAGCGGTGTGGTTGTCGTCAATAAAGGTGTTTTACAAACCATATCTGACGGATACGGCTTTCTTCGCTCAGCCAATTACAATTACTTGTCCTCACCAGATGATATTTATGTCTCTCCCTCTCAAATTAAACGGTTCAATATGCGTACCGGAGATACCGTTTCCGGACAAGTTCGTGCTCCAAAAGAGGGCGAACGCTTTTTTGCACTTCTCAAAATTGAAACAATCAATGGCTTCGAACCTGAGGCCATTCGTGATAGAACCCACTTCGATAACCTAACGCCGCTTTACCCGCAAGAGCGATTCAGATTAGAAACCACGGCTAATGAGCATTCAACTCGCGTAATGGATATTTTTATTCCTATTGGAAAAGGGCAGCGAGGCTTGATTGTTGCACAGCCTAAAACCGGGAAAACCATTCTACTCCAAAAAATCGCGAACGCCATCGCAAAAAATCACCCTGAGGTTTATTTAATCGTCCTTTTAATTGATGAAAGACCTGAAGAAGTGACGGATATGGAGCGAAACGTGCAAGCGGAAGTGATTTCCTCAACCTTTGATGAAGAGCCCGAGCGTCATGTTCAGGTGGCGGATATGGTGCTTGATAAAGCGAAGCGTCTTGTGGAGTGTAAACGCGATGTCGTGATTCTTCTTGATTCAATTACAAGATTAGCAAGAGCACACAATACCGTCATTCCTCACTCAGGGAAGATTCTTTCAGGCGGTATTGATTCCAATGCATTACACAAGCCCAAAAGATTTTTTGGTGCTGCTCGAAATATTGAAGAAGGAGGAAGCCTTACCATTATTGCAACCGCGCTGGTTGATACCGGATCAAGAATGGACGATGTGATTTTCGAAGAATTCAAGGGTACTGGAAATATGGAACTCTTGCTTGATCGGCGATTAGCTGAACGTCGCGTATTTCCGGCAATCGATATTTTACGCTCAGGCACAAGAAAAGAAGAACTCTTGCTCACTCAAGATGAACTATCACGAATGTGGCTGCTTAGAAAATACTGTGCCGATAAAAACCCAATCGAAACAATGGAATTTGTATTGGATAAACTCGGTGAAACCAAAAGCAATACCCAATTTTTTAAGATGATGAACGCTTAA
- a CDS encoding glycoside hydrolase family 3 N-terminal domain-containing protein, with amino-acid sequence MTFLLRSYKVFVTFLLIGFHFSSITFSQAKPEKRISKIDSLDFKIGQMLCVGFRGMYVDSAKEVIRDIQTYHLGSVILFDYDVERKISYRNISSPSQVKALLRGLDSITFLNTSLRLLKGIDQEGGKVNRLKMKYGFPFFPSAASLGNLSNRDSTKHYAALTAKSLMESGFNLNFAPVLDLNQNPDNPVIGKIERSFSGNPDTVILNASIFIDEAAQRGIHSVVKHFPGHGSSRNDSHLGVTDVSETWSDIELIPFAKLIEKNGSISVMTAHLFNRNWDTLYPATLSQSVVSGILRKKMNFKEVIFSDDLQMKAVTDQFGFEQTLYLAIEAGVDILVFGNNLVYDSNLVPKAHAAIKNMVTSGKVSKKRIDESFQRIARLKRTLKH; translated from the coding sequence ATGACCTTCTTGCTTCGATCCTATAAAGTCTTTGTGACTTTTCTATTGATTGGATTTCATTTTTCTTCAATCACCTTTTCACAAGCAAAACCTGAAAAAAGAATTTCGAAAATTGATAGTCTTGATTTCAAGATTGGACAAATGCTTTGCGTAGGATTTCGAGGGATGTATGTTGACTCGGCAAAAGAGGTTATTCGAGACATTCAAACCTATCATTTAGGTTCAGTGATTCTCTTCGATTATGATGTTGAACGAAAAATTTCTTATCGAAATATTTCATCTCCCTCACAAGTGAAAGCGTTGCTCAGGGGACTTGATTCAATCACCTTTTTGAACACTTCACTTCGATTGCTGAAAGGCATTGATCAAGAAGGGGGGAAGGTGAATCGTTTGAAAATGAAATACGGGTTCCCCTTTTTTCCCAGTGCGGCTTCGCTTGGTAATCTTTCCAACAGAGATTCGACGAAACATTACGCTGCATTAACAGCCAAATCCCTTATGGAATCAGGGTTCAATCTCAATTTTGCGCCTGTTCTCGACCTTAATCAAAATCCTGATAATCCGGTAATCGGAAAAATTGAACGCAGTTTTTCAGGCAACCCCGATACCGTTATTCTCAACGCTTCCATCTTTATTGACGAGGCCGCGCAGCGAGGGATTCATAGCGTTGTGAAACATTTTCCGGGTCACGGAAGCTCAAGAAATGATTCTCACCTTGGTGTTACAGATGTCTCAGAAACTTGGAGTGACATAGAATTAATTCCCTTTGCAAAGCTTATCGAAAAGAATGGTTCAATTTCAGTTATGACCGCGCATTTATTCAATCGAAATTGGGATACACTTTATCCGGCAACTCTTTCTCAAAGCGTAGTTTCAGGTATCCTTCGAAAGAAAATGAATTTTAAGGAAGTGATTTTTTCTGATGACCTTCAAATGAAAGCGGTAACAGATCAATTTGGATTTGAACAAACTTTATATTTAGCTATCGAAGCTGGCGTTGATATTCTGGTTTTTGGGAATAATTTAGTATATGATTCCAATCTAGTTCCAAAAGCTCATGCAGCGATAAAAAATATGGTGACCTCTGGAAAGGTATCAAAAAAGCGAATTGATGAATCTTTCCAACGAATCGCACGCTTAAAACGAACCTTAAAACATTAA
- a CDS encoding DUF1573 domain-containing protein, translating into MKLSKLISLFVAFSCFKGVSIVAQPILEVSPKEVDLGTIYLGKAASLSFEIRNVGNETLKILKLTPSCGCTAAELPKDSLRPAESQQVSLSFDPTGFLGEVKKTVGIYANSREKYSQFSFYAKVSTDLDYIGGGMSAWAGRIKKGENKTIKIEMANRAGYPIKVKSIQSNSPELKFTLPKSANVLASESFVFEVKIQGTGEEFSQALLTIETDNPRQPLVPLRLTFIGE; encoded by the coding sequence TTGAAACTATCGAAATTGATTTCGCTTTTCGTCGCGTTTTCTTGTTTCAAAGGCGTTTCAATCGTCGCACAACCTATTTTAGAAGTTTCTCCAAAGGAAGTTGATTTAGGAACAATCTACCTTGGTAAAGCCGCATCACTATCTTTTGAGATTCGAAACGTCGGCAATGAAACGCTTAAGATTCTCAAATTAACTCCCTCTTGCGGCTGTACTGCAGCAGAATTACCAAAAGACAGCCTCAGACCTGCTGAGTCTCAACAAGTGTCACTCTCTTTTGACCCAACGGGTTTTTTAGGTGAAGTCAAGAAGACGGTAGGAATTTACGCGAACTCACGAGAGAAGTACTCTCAATTTTCTTTTTATGCAAAGGTTTCAACCGACCTTGACTATATCGGAGGGGGAATGTCAGCTTGGGCTGGAAGAATTAAGAAGGGCGAAAATAAAACGATTAAAATTGAAATGGCGAATCGAGCCGGGTATCCGATAAAAGTGAAATCCATTCAATCGAATTCACCCGAATTGAAATTCACTCTTCCAAAGTCCGCGAATGTTTTAGCGTCAGAATCTTTTGTATTTGAGGTTAAAATTCAAGGTACGGGTGAAGAATTTTCTCAAGCCTTGCTTACCATAGAAACAGACAACCCCCGTCAACCGCTTGTTCCACTTCGCTTGACATTTATCGGCGAATAA
- the ruvA gene encoding Holliday junction branch migration protein RuvA → MISSIKGIIEEKSQNEVVINIGALSLQLQISQTTFQSLPEVGETAKLVTYLHVREDALILFGFSGDEERALFKLLLSVSGVGPKMAQTILSGLNPIELRESIISANTHRLTGISGVGKKTAERIILELRDKITKLEIRSSLSVESTGSLSSARNDAFSALLSLGFTKHAAEKSLRLAISENPTASAEVLIRLSLRFAQSEKG, encoded by the coding sequence ATGATTTCATCTATTAAAGGGATTATCGAAGAAAAATCGCAAAATGAAGTTGTCATAAATATTGGTGCTCTTTCGCTTCAGTTGCAGATTTCTCAAACAACTTTTCAGTCTTTGCCTGAAGTTGGAGAAACTGCAAAGTTAGTGACTTATCTTCATGTCAGGGAAGACGCCTTGATTTTATTTGGATTCTCAGGTGACGAAGAGCGCGCCCTATTTAAGTTGCTTTTAAGTGTTTCAGGCGTTGGACCAAAAATGGCGCAAACCATTCTTTCCGGATTAAATCCGATTGAACTTCGAGAAAGTATCATCTCAGCGAATACGCATCGATTGACAGGTATATCGGGCGTAGGGAAAAAAACAGCCGAAAGAATTATTCTTGAATTAAGAGATAAAATTACAAAACTTGAAATTCGATCATCACTTTCAGTTGAATCAACAGGTTCTCTTTCATCAGCTCGAAACGACGCCTTTTCAGCGTTGCTCTCGTTAGGATTCACAAAACATGCTGCCGAGAAGTCACTTCGATTGGCAATTTCAGAAAACCCAACGGCTTCGGCTGAAGTGTTAATTCGACTTTCACTCCGTTTCGCACAATCAGAAAAGGGGTAA
- a CDS encoding ABC transporter ATP-binding protein — protein MKELQSLNPYIKRYWKELLLGVFFLIGTNFFLVLSPKFVAESVDALGRPNFALPDIYSTILFGVLSSAAAGFFLFLVRQTIIVVSRKIEFDLKNDFYAHLQTLDFLYFKANSTGDLMSRATNDLNAVRNYLGPGIMYSTNTLFRLIFALTAMFTISPSLTLFVMLPAPLISFIVYFLGKKIHDRSQELQEKYSAITSKVQENLSGARIVKAYTREDAEIQSFLSLNTEYYHKNLTLAKLQALFFPSITALIGFSIMLVIFVGGNQVIEGVISLGTIVQFLIYVLTLSWPLISIGWVTNIIQRAAASQKRLNEILLLKPSIRDTVHTDVSLKEIHGAIEFRSVSYSYPSNPSKKVLDSISFKIEKGARAAIVGATGVGKSTFVHLIPRLIEPISGEILIDGRRIQDFPISVLRNNIGFVPQDYFLFSDTVQNNIAFGVSPDSPYSDFAFVKKAAEEASLYDDVKDFPDQFSTMLGERGITLSGGQKQRTAIARALLRHPKILILDDSLSAVDTKTEDTILSHLFSDRESTILLISHRISTVKNCDVIFVLHDSKIVESGSHDTLLNANGYYSELYRKQQLEEEISSLD, from the coding sequence GTGAAAGAACTTCAATCCTTAAACCCATACATCAAGCGTTATTGGAAGGAACTGCTTTTGGGTGTTTTTTTCCTTATTGGCACAAATTTTTTTCTTGTGCTTTCCCCTAAGTTTGTCGCAGAGTCGGTTGACGCGTTGGGTCGTCCAAATTTCGCCTTACCGGATATTTATTCAACCATTCTCTTTGGCGTTCTTTCTTCTGCCGCTGCAGGATTTTTTCTTTTTCTCGTTCGACAAACGATTATTGTTGTTTCTAGAAAAATAGAGTTTGATCTTAAAAACGACTTTTATGCACACCTTCAAACCCTCGATTTTTTATACTTCAAAGCCAATAGCACCGGCGATTTAATGTCAAGAGCAACAAACGATTTGAATGCTGTTCGTAACTATTTGGGGCCCGGAATCATGTATTCTACTAATACGCTCTTTCGTTTGATTTTTGCGCTAACGGCAATGTTTACCATCTCACCTTCGCTCACGCTTTTTGTTATGCTACCTGCACCGCTGATAAGCTTTATCGTTTATTTTTTGGGAAAGAAAATTCATGATCGAAGTCAGGAATTGCAAGAAAAGTACTCTGCCATTACTTCAAAGGTTCAAGAAAATTTATCGGGCGCGAGAATCGTTAAAGCATACACTCGTGAAGACGCAGAGATTCAATCGTTTCTTTCTCTTAATACTGAGTACTACCATAAAAATTTAACTCTCGCGAAATTGCAAGCGCTCTTCTTCCCATCAATCACGGCTTTGATTGGGTTTTCGATTATGCTTGTGATTTTTGTTGGTGGTAACCAAGTTATCGAAGGTGTAATTTCACTTGGAACGATTGTCCAATTTTTGATTTATGTCCTGACGCTTTCTTGGCCATTGATTTCGATAGGCTGGGTGACCAATATCATTCAACGAGCAGCGGCTTCTCAAAAACGCTTAAATGAAATTTTGCTACTCAAGCCAAGCATTCGCGATACTGTTCATACGGATGTAAGTCTCAAGGAGATCCACGGTGCGATTGAATTCCGATCTGTTTCTTATTCCTATCCCTCTAATCCTTCAAAAAAGGTTCTCGACTCCATCTCATTTAAGATTGAGAAAGGTGCTCGTGCTGCGATTGTTGGTGCAACGGGTGTCGGAAAATCTACTTTTGTTCATCTCATTCCTCGTCTTATTGAGCCAATCTCCGGGGAGATATTGATAGACGGCCGCCGAATCCAAGATTTTCCGATTTCCGTGCTTAGAAACAACATTGGATTTGTTCCTCAAGATTACTTTCTCTTTTCAGATACTGTTCAAAATAATATTGCATTTGGCGTGTCGCCAGATTCTCCTTACTCTGACTTCGCCTTTGTAAAAAAAGCGGCGGAAGAAGCATCGCTCTATGACGATGTGAAAGACTTTCCCGACCAATTCTCGACGATGTTGGGTGAGCGAGGAATTACGCTCTCAGGTGGGCAGAAACAGAGAACGGCCATCGCGCGAGCACTGTTACGTCATCCAAAAATACTCATACTTGATGATTCGCTTTCGGCAGTCGATACCAAAACAGAGGATACCATTTTAAGTCATCTCTTTAGCGACCGTGAATCAACCATTCTCCTTATCAGTCATAGAATTTCAACCGTAAAAAACTGTGACGTTATCTTTGTTTTACATGATTCAAAAATCGTCGAATCAGGCTCTCATGATACATTGCTTAATGCTAATGGTTACTACTCTGAACTCTACCGTAAGCAACAACTTGAGGAAGAAATTTCATCACTTGATTAA
- a CDS encoding electron transfer flavoprotein subunit beta/FixA family protein, which produces MKIAVCINQVPDTASRITISPDGKGIEKQGINFVINPYDEYALEEGLKLKEKFGGTVTVFSIGDDSFQTNLRKAFALGADHAVLIKSEANDASSIAHVLSESIQKHFGGNPDTVLLGKESTDHNDAQVGPMLAELLNLPAVTVVVKIETDGTSAKIWREIEGGSEVVELTFPFLVTAQKGLNIPRVANMKGIMMAKNKPIESLSLGSHPAKSASIQLEKPAQKSAGKLFSTSAELVQALRNEAKVI; this is translated from the coding sequence ATGAAAATTGCAGTTTGCATTAATCAAGTACCCGATACCGCCTCACGAATTACCATCTCGCCCGACGGCAAAGGAATTGAAAAACAAGGGATTAATTTTGTTATCAACCCTTATGATGAATACGCTTTAGAAGAAGGACTTAAGCTGAAGGAGAAGTTTGGTGGTACAGTAACCGTTTTTTCGATCGGTGATGATTCGTTTCAAACTAATCTCAGAAAAGCATTTGCACTTGGGGCGGATCATGCCGTGTTGATTAAATCTGAGGCAAATGATGCATCTTCCATAGCACACGTTCTTTCGGAATCGATTCAAAAACACTTTGGCGGAAATCCAGACACAGTTCTTTTGGGAAAGGAATCAACGGATCATAACGACGCGCAAGTTGGACCAATGTTAGCCGAACTTTTGAATCTCCCTGCTGTCACAGTGGTCGTCAAGATTGAAACCGATGGAACTTCGGCAAAAATCTGGCGTGAAATCGAAGGCGGTTCTGAAGTTGTAGAGCTTACTTTCCCTTTTCTAGTTACCGCACAAAAGGGCCTCAACATTCCGCGAGTCGCGAATATGAAAGGAATTATGATGGCAAAGAACAAACCTATTGAATCACTTTCACTTGGCTCTCATCCTGCAAAATCCGCATCGATTCAGCTTGAAAAGCCAGCGCAAAAATCTGCGGGAAAATTATTTTCAACATCCGCTGAACTTGTTCAAGCGCTTAGAAACGAAGCAAAAGTGATTTAA
- a CDS encoding iron-sulfur cluster assembly accessory protein, with product MSALLDQAAVETKPGFLSLTEGAIREVKRILESNKVPESMRLRVGVTGGGCSGMSYQLGFDQQRENDEVLSIGGLEVLLDKRHAIYLMGTEVDFVDGLQGRGFEFKNPNAKKTCGCGSSFSA from the coding sequence ATGAGTGCACTTTTGGATCAAGCAGCGGTTGAAACCAAACCGGGGTTTCTTAGCCTCACTGAAGGAGCTATTCGCGAAGTGAAGCGGATTTTAGAGTCAAATAAAGTTCCCGAATCGATGCGACTTCGGGTTGGTGTTACTGGTGGAGGATGTTCAGGAATGAGCTATCAATTGGGCTTTGACCAGCAACGCGAAAACGATGAAGTTTTGTCCATTGGTGGGCTTGAAGTGCTTCTTGATAAGCGTCATGCAATTTATTTAATGGGAACAGAAGTTGACTTTGTTGACGGTTTGCAAGGAAGAGGATTTGAATTCAAAAATCCAAATGCAAAAAAAACTTGTGGTTGTGGCAGTTCATTCTCTGCGTAA
- a CDS encoding NAD(P)/FAD-dependent oxidoreductase yields MHHEYVVIGSGIGGLSAAALLAKEGKDVLLIEAESAIGGCASSYHIKRPDGNKFKFESGATTIVGLAENQPLRTLEEKLEIKFPVVELNPSMTIHFKQFQVTRVKDKNAWITECFQKFFSSCPELKNKHDEFWNLAFSLNDLVWRVSKTNVLFPPLSISDLLRLAQNNKITDFPKLRFLFESTLSVMTSFGLHVSDSFVRFCDEQLMITAQAKTDQVPFLYAAPCLTYTNTENFYAYGGMIRIAETLRESIIQNGGKIITRQKVNGIQRRNSRFILSLSKGFLTAKKVISNATLWNTYEMLEDALKPKLKHNVERIPFGWGAFTMGIAINDTLHKNLTLHHQFHLESKIPFTNSDSYFLSLSMPDDFERHPESMRVMAISTHTKTNEWFKEEMQYKESKAAVEEFILSDLETRGIGFSRESIVFKNSSTPKTWQDWTHRKFGRVGGVPNTLSRSVFELTGSKGLIEGLYFVGDTVYPGQGIAGVALSGINAVERIKADES; encoded by the coding sequence ATGCATCACGAATATGTAGTTATTGGTTCAGGAATTGGCGGTCTTAGCGCGGCGGCCTTGCTTGCGAAGGAAGGTAAAGATGTACTTCTCATCGAAGCGGAATCGGCAATCGGCGGCTGTGCCTCTTCATATCACATTAAAAGACCCGATGGAAATAAATTTAAATTTGAATCAGGTGCAACCACAATCGTTGGTCTCGCCGAAAATCAGCCTTTAAGAACCCTCGAAGAAAAACTTGAAATTAAGTTTCCGGTTGTTGAACTCAATCCCTCAATGACCATTCACTTCAAACAATTTCAGGTAACCCGGGTCAAGGATAAAAATGCTTGGATAACAGAGTGTTTTCAAAAGTTTTTTTCTTCGTGTCCTGAACTCAAAAACAAGCACGATGAATTTTGGAACCTTGCCTTTTCACTCAATGATTTGGTTTGGAGAGTTTCAAAAACAAACGTATTGTTTCCACCACTATCAATTAGCGACCTATTGAGGCTTGCTCAAAACAACAAAATCACAGATTTCCCAAAACTGCGATTCCTCTTTGAATCAACACTTTCGGTGATGACTTCGTTTGGATTACATGTTTCTGATTCATTTGTGAGATTTTGCGATGAGCAGTTGATGATTACAGCGCAAGCGAAAACCGATCAAGTCCCGTTTCTTTATGCAGCTCCTTGTCTCACCTATACGAATACAGAAAACTTTTACGCCTACGGCGGAATGATTCGAATTGCAGAAACCCTACGCGAGAGCATTATTCAAAATGGAGGAAAAATAATCACTCGCCAAAAAGTTAATGGAATTCAGAGACGAAACAGCAGATTTATCCTTTCTTTAAGCAAAGGCTTTCTTACCGCCAAAAAAGTGATTTCAAATGCCACATTATGGAATACTTATGAAATGCTTGAAGATGCATTGAAACCAAAGCTCAAACATAATGTTGAACGCATTCCTTTTGGATGGGGTGCTTTCACAATGGGGATTGCTATAAATGATACACTTCATAAAAACCTAACCCTTCATCATCAATTCCATCTCGAGAGTAAAATCCCTTTTACCAATTCAGATTCATATTTCCTTTCACTCTCAATGCCGGATGATTTTGAAAGACACCCTGAGTCGATGCGGGTAATGGCAATTTCAACCCACACCAAAACAAATGAGTGGTTCAAAGAAGAAATGCAATACAAAGAGTCAAAAGCGGCTGTTGAAGAATTCATTTTGAGCGATTTAGAAACTCGAGGCATAGGCTTTTCGCGTGAATCAATTGTGTTTAAAAATTCCTCAACACCAAAAACTTGGCAAGATTGGACACATCGAAAGTTTGGGCGAGTCGGTGGTGTTCCGAATACACTATCGCGTTCTGTCTTTGAACTTACTGGTTCTAAAGGGTTGATTGAAGGACTCTATTTTGTTGGCGATACCGTTTATCCCGGTCAAGGAATAGCTGGTGTTGCGCTTTCAGGAATAAATGCCGTAGAGAGAATCAAAGCGGACGAATCGTGA